Within Pseudomonas cichorii, the genomic segment GGGCAACCGCCGCTTCATTGGTGGACACCACCGAATTGAACTGCATGGCCAGAAAACCGCTTTCGCGAGCCAGTTGCTGAGAGTGCTCGCACATCAGACGCGCCACGCCGCGTCCGCGTGCGGCCTCGGTCACCATATAACCGCAATTGCTGACATGCTTGCCGGGGCCGGCGGCATTGGCCTTGAGGTAATAACTGCCCAGCAACTGGCCGTCTTCTTCAGCGACCAGCGTATGCAAGGGCAATCCCATCCACAGGTCCTGTGCCTGTTCCCGAGTCAGTGCCGGGTCATAAGCGTAGGTTTCCTGTGCTACCACGACAGCCTGAAACGTGGGCCAGAAAATCTCGAAATCGTCGTGGGTCATGGGGCGAATCTGAATCATGGTGCTCCTTGCAGAAGGGCTTGCAGCAGTGGTCTTGTATCGGGCGGGTAGATTTTGCCTGAGCCCCGGATTTTGTACAGTCCGGGTTATGCTTGGGGGGATCCGTTTCTCTCAGTCACCAGCGCACGACACAAAGTCCTCAGCCTTGGAGGTTGCCTGAATACCCTTGGCTTCCTGAGTGCGATACCAGGCTTCGATGGTGAGTTCTTCGCTCAGGCGGGCCTTGATCACGCAGGGTTGTTGTTGTTGCCAGGGATAGTGTTGCAATTGCTCGTTGAGCTTCTTTTCTCCCGAGGTTTTCCAGCCGGTTAGTGCCTGATCGCGCCAGCGGCGAGGGTTGCGGCCAGTGCGGGTGTCGTGGGCGGCGGTAACCGGGTCCAGATGGCGGCTTTGTTCCAGTACCGGAAGGTCGGGCAGGGGCTGGGTGATGTCCATATAGCGTTGCAGGCAATCCCAGAAGGCCAGGGCATTGGCCTTGTCCAGTCCCAGGCTATGCACCTTGGTGGCGAGACAGATTCGGGTATTGGTGTAGCGGTGATAGAGCGTGATCGCATAGTCACGGGAGCCATAACCGCTGGGCAGCGTGGTCAGTACCGGGTCGAACTCTTCAAAAGGCGCGACAAACAGGCGCCGAAAACGCCGCTTGAAACGCAGCATGCCGTCTACCCGATTGAACTCGCTGCCGTCGTGACGGCTGAGGGTGCTGTGCAGCCAGAGCAGGCAATCGAAACCGATGGCACCCATGAAGTACAGGAAAGTGCCGAACCAGAAGGCGATATGCATTTCGCTGTTGCCCCAGAGGGTGCCTTTTAGCCAGAGGACGATGGCTGCACAGATAACGAAGCCGGAAATTTGGACGTGGTGGAGGTACTTGTTTTCGGTCATGTATAGAGTTAAAGCCCCTATCATTAATGCGACCGATAAAAAAGCTATTAGCAATGTAAGTCCAGTGCCGGTATATCCATATCCAAGTTCTTCCTGAATTGGAAAGAAAATCCATATACTCCATGGAAACCATACAAAAGGAAAGCACATTAGCTTGGACAAAAATAACGAGTGTGGAGTATTACTGGAGTTCTGAAAACGCCAACGCTTGGCATCGCAATACACTTCCTGTTTTTCACCACGCTCTTCCTGCCTCTGATAAATCCGATGCTCTTCGCACTCCAGTTGCAGAGTGATTTCCGTAGCCGAGTCCAGCTCTGCGTAATGACCAAAGGCAAGGTGGGTGTCGAACAGGCCATTACGGTTGAGATGGGCATACGATCCTGGTGGTGGCAGTGGGTCCTGACTGTCGCTGCGGTAAGCGCTATTGGCGTAGGCGTTCATATCTGTGACTCGTCGTAATCAGCGCGCGGCGCAAAGTCCTCAGCCTTGGGTGTTGCCTGAATACCCTTGGCTTCCTGAGCGCGGTACCAGGCTTCGATGGTGAGCTCTTCACTCAGGCGGGCTTTGATCACGCAGGGCTGTTGCTGCCAGGGATAGCGTTGCAATTGCTCGTTGAGTTTCTTTTCTCCCGAAGTTTTCCAGCCTGTTATTGCTTGATCGCGCCAGCGACGTGAGTTGCGGCCGGTGCTGGCATCGTGGGCGGCGGTGACGGGGTCCAGATGGCGGCTTTGTTCCAGTACCGGAAGGTCGGGCAGAGGTTGGGTGACGTCCATATAGCGTTGCAGGCAATCCCAGAAGGCCAGAGTGTTGGCCTGATCCAGCCCCAGTGAATGCATCTTGGTTGCCAGAGATATCTTCTTGTTGGTGTAGCGGTGATACAGCGTGATCGTGTAGTCATGAGAGCCGTAGCCACTGGGCAGTAACGTCAGCACCGGATCGAACTCCTCGAAAGGCGCGACAAACAAACGCCGAAAGCGCCGCTTGAAACGCACCATGCCGTCTACCCGATTGAACTCGCTGCCGTCATGGCGGCTGGCCGTACTGTGTAGCCAGAGCAAACAGTCGAAGCCGATGGCGCCCATGAAGTAGAGGAGGGTGCCTAACCAGAAGAAAATATGCATTTCGCTACTGCCGAAGAGAGAGCCTTTTAGCCAGAAGACAAGGCCAGTGCAGATAAGGAGTCCGACAATTTGAATGTAATGAACAGATTTTTTTTCGGTCATGTACAGGGCGAGAGACGTAACCATCAAGCCTACTGATAGCGCGGCTATTAAAACAGCGATTTCAGTCGTCACGTTTCCATATACCAGTTCAAGAATTACTGAATAGAAAGTCCCCATACCCCAAAGAGCCCATATAAAGAAAAAGCTCATTAGCTTAAGCGTAAATAAAATATGCGGTATCTTGCTGGAGTTCTGAAATCGCCAGCGTTTTGCATCACAGTACACTTCCTGTTTTTCACCACCCACTTTCTGCTTCTGATAAATCAGATGTTCTTCGCACTCCAGTTGCAGAGTGATTTCCGTAGCTGAATCCAGCCCGGCGTAATGACCAAAGGCAAGATGCGTGTTGAACAGGCCATTGCAGTTGAGATGGACGTACCATCTTGGTGGCGGCAGTGATCCTTTGTTGTCGCTGCGATAGGCGCTATTGGCGTAGGTAGTATCAATATTTGCGTTCATATACGGTTCTCGATGGTTTCGATTTGCCAATACAGAGGAGGGTTGCTCTCCGGGTTGCCATTGGGTGCTCGGCGGTGGGCAGGCGTAAAAGGCGTCCACTTTTTGGGGTGGGGTTGCGGAAGTAGCAAAGGCGGGCTGCCCGGTTCTGCATGCAATTCGATCTGGGTACTGATTCTCAGCCCTTCGGTTCTGACGGTGCGGCTGATGGGAAAGGTGGTTTCAATGAAAGAGGGCAATACATACAGAACGGTGGTCGCATCCAGTGGCACCGCCGCCAGTTTTGGGTTACCCGCCCTTTGCCAGTGATAGTGCTGGCCAGCGAAGGCCATGCCGGTTTCCATGTGTGATTGAAATTCATGGGCCAGCAGTTGAAAGTGTTGGGCGCTATTGCTGAGCATCCCCAGCAGGGGGGTGCTTAAAGTCACCACCCAATCCTGATCGTCCAGAGCTTGAGCGTTGGGTGTGATGGTTTGTATATGTGTGTTTGTCGGACGCTTGCGTTGCTGGTCGGCGTTTAACAGTGCCTCAAGATGATGTGCTGGGGCTTTTCTGCGCCAGTCGCCGAGTCGCATTGCATTGATCTCGGGTTTGCACAGAAGCCCCGTTAATTGCTGATAGGCAATGAACGGATCTTTTAAATGTAGAAAGTCTTCAGGCGAATCTTCAGCGGCAGAGTCTGTGCCGAGGGGGCCATAACGCACGGCAAGTTCGATTGCATCGTCATCAAATATATTGGCAAGCACTGCTCCGCCAATCACCAATGCTGCCCCGATCAAAAGCGCAAAGGGGTTGATGGTAAGGCCTATGGTATAGGCTAGCCATATTAAATTTCCCGCTGTAATGGTTGCATAACTTGCTGATAGCTCGTAATTACCATCGTTATAGTTTCGATAGCTGTCCCAAGCGCTTATTGCTGCGCTAAATAGTGTGGCTGAACCGCCAATGGCTCGAAGAAGAGGCAGCTTGGGGCTGCCTGTCTGCTTCTCGAGGTTTTTTGCCCAGCGCGACAAAACGTTTGCTACGTTGATGCGCGGCCTAGTTAGTGCGTTTTCGGTGGCTTTACCGAAAAGAAGTTTGCTATGTCCTCCTAGCGCTACAACAAGATCAGCTAAAGCGCTACCCACCCCAAAGGCCCCCCGAAACTTTTCTTCACTAGCATTGAACTCTTCAACCGCATCCACCTGCACCACCAAGTTAAAAACCGCAAACCCCACCATCAACGTAGGCACCACCCTGGTCTTCTCCAGTCCCTGAGTCAGCGCCCCAAAATTCACCCGGAAGTTGCTGTAGTGCGCCAGTTCGGGGTGGCTCTCAGGGATGGCAAGCACCATGACATTACGCAGCATCGGGGCGTTCTTGCCTTGGCCTTTGGCGCTGGTGCTGCCCAGGGTTTCGCCGGACTGGCTGTGCAGGGTGGCGTAGCGGTAGTTCTTGCGGGTCAGTTCGCTGCGTTCGCTGTCGGTCAGGCCTCTGCGCAAGCCTGCGCCCTGAACGCCGATGACCACATAGTTCCCGGCCAGTGCTTCGCCCATGGGCATCAGGCGGATTTCAGCCATCTTTTTCGAGAGAGCCGAGAGGGTGTTAAAGGTCGGCATGAAGAGCCGGTCGAGTTTGATCTTGAGACTGCTGTTGGACAGCCGACGGAGTTGCGCCACGACGCTGGCACCGAAAATATCCAGCAGGTCGCCCATGAAGTACGCGAAGGTCTTGCCCAGGCCGGGCCAATCCACTTTGTCGACAAAGGAGGCGCTGAGCATCAGGGTGCTCAGGCCCATGGCTTGTGGCTCGGCTGGTTGATCAAGGTCGCGCAGGGCAATCAGGCGCTTGAGCAGTTCGGGAGGTTGCCCGGCGTCTGTGGCCAGCAGCATGGCGCCCAGTGGGTGCTCGGCCTGCAGGATGTTCTTGACCAGGGTTCTGATGGAGGTTTCCAGCTCTGTAACGTCCATGCCGGTCAGCAAGGCATCCGCCTGAGCAGGCGTGTACTCAAGCGCGCCCAGAGCATTTGCCATCAGGCTGTAAGGTTCCAGCAACGCTTCGTCGTG encodes:
- a CDS encoding MFS transporter, producing the protein MNANIDTTYANSAYRSDNKGSLPPPRWYVHLNCNGLFNTHLAFGHYAGLDSATEITLQLECEEHLIYQKQKVGGEKQEVYCDAKRWRFQNSSKIPHILFTLKLMSFFFIWALWGMGTFYSVILELVYGNVTTEIAVLIAALSVGLMVTSLALYMTEKKSVHYIQIVGLLICTGLVFWLKGSLFGSSEMHIFFWLGTLLYFMGAIGFDCLLWLHSTASRHDGSEFNRVDGMVRFKRRFRRLFVAPFEEFDPVLTLLPSGYGSHDYTITLYHRYTNKKISLATKMHSLGLDQANTLAFWDCLQRYMDVTQPLPDLPVLEQSRHLDPVTAAHDASTGRNSRRWRDQAITGWKTSGEKKLNEQLQRYPWQQQPCVIKARLSEELTIEAWYRAQEAKGIQATPKAEDFAPRADYDESQI
- a CDS encoding GNAT family N-acetyltransferase, yielding MIQIRPMTHDDFEIFWPTFQAVVVAQETYAYDPALTREQAQDLWMGLPLHTLVAEEDGQLLGSYYLKANAAGPGKHVSNCGYMVTEAARGRGVARLMCEHSQQLARESGFLAMQFNSVVSTNEAAVALWTKLGFATVGRLPRAYRHRQSGLVDCLVMFKWLIDEPEAQEPAQPKLIGRKNIESVVSRPRRR